CAGATGATGGAGCATGAAGACGACCTCTGGAGCCAGGTGTCCCGGCACCACGGGGACGGACGGGACGAGCAGCCCCACCTCTGGTCCAGTTTCGTCTACGACACGCCTCCCCGAGTGCGTCGCAGCGCCAGAAGCGAGCCGTGCAAGAGGCGCCCGCTCTTTGTGGATTTTAAAGACATCGGCTGGGACACGTGGATTATCCAGCCTCTGGGCTACGAGGCCTACGAGTGCAAAGGTGCGTGCAACCCGCCCATGACCTCCGAGGTCTCGCCTACCAAACACGCCATCGTGCAGTCGCTGCTGAGCGCCAAGAGCCCGAAGAGGGCGTCACGTGCCTGCTGCGTCCCCACCAAGCTGGAGCCCATCTCGCTCCTTTATCACGAAAACGGCGTGGTGACATTCAAACACAAGTACGAGGGGATGTGGTTGGCGGAGTGTGGGTGTAGATATCCTGCAGAGATTAGAGGGGCGCAGACCGTTCCACGGGGACTCACAACAACTTTGCCTCTTTGTCGCCACAGAACCCGGCGCGATGGAAGGAAAAACCCGCTCGAGTTGAAGAATATTGGCACTAACCACAGCTATCAAATGGAAAATCAGAATGGTTTTTTTCTGGGTGTCATTTTACCGTCCAAACTGCTTCGTATTTACCTACAGCGGCGTGTCGACGTAGTCGTAACCTTAGAGATGGGGAATCTGTAAATTTGTAATTAAATGTGTTAGTTGTAATGTGTTATTGTCTTCCACAACTGTGCCGCCAAGCTGACGTGAGTTCATGTAATACTGACTAGTTTTTgggtagttttttttttttgtatttaatatttaatttggtTCAAGGATGTCAgaagggagagtgtgtgtgaccttGAACCTCCTGGTAACCTTCAGCCTAAGCCTGAACTATCTGAGGAGAAAGAAGACGAGTATCTGCTCTCATGAGACAGCGAAACGTTGCATTCTGGGCCGTATTTAAGCGTCTAAAGCTGATTGTTCTTCATTTGTAAATGCTACATTAGGTCCTGCATTGTTGGAGCATGAAATAAAACATATGGAAAACGACTGTTCCCTGCGAGCTGCTTCTTATCTCAGCCTGTTTGGGCAGGTATCCTCAACTCCCCGTCACACTAACGTCGCATGCCTGGCGGGCCTCGACCCCGCCACCGCGATAAGGAGGTGTCGGAACCCGTAGGTCGCCACTCAGGACGCGCCGCCTCGCCGAGTGGCACCTTTTGTGAAAACGTGGTGTCAGATTCCTGCTCACCAGCGTGACAACCCTGCCATCTTGGTGACCCCTGAAACCTCCCACTTCCTTTTTCTGACAGCGGCCCGCTGACGTCCTTATCGAGGCCTCTGCGGCAGGACAAATGGAAAATACATGCCACATCATCACCTCGCTGCTGGTGTGAACAGTCGGAAGCTGATAACCATGATGGAATAACGCTGTGGAACTTTGGCGCTTAATGGGATCCTCGCTCAGCACGCGGGTCAACGCCGGCCAAGTGTGCAGGGCAAAGATACTGACGGGCAAATTGATTTCTCAACAGGCAGCTTATTTAAAACCGACACACAATTGGTGCGTTAAATAGCTTTTGTTTCAATCCTAAGGATTGCGGAGGGCAAGAGATTCACCTGAACCCACAACTTTGGaattgtatttatatttggCTCTTTCGGATGTTTTCTGGAAACAACTTAGGCATATTTTTATCTCATAACAGATTTTCTTTAACTTGGCTCTGTTCAGTCTAATAGAcatgtttgctgctttttaGGACAGACGTATTGCTCATTTTATATATTGTAAACACTTGTTCCATTAATGTAACGTTGATATTTACAGCAGATTAAAATATACACAAAAACCCCCGTAAAAGTCACTTGGGAGCGTCAAAGCAGAAAAATCAATCAGGGACTACTTTGTTTGTTGTGTCTAGAAGTCCATCATCACGCCTTTATCCTGACATCAGTCTTCAAAGCACTTTACCACACAACCAAGACTGTTCCAGccgttattttttttctctcttactATGTGAGAACACAAACAGTTCGACTTATACTTGAGAATTATAATATTTAGCATTTTCGAGTCGTTTCTTCTCGGACGCGGAGTGATTTGTGAACAGGCGCGACAGCGGCGCTCATTAGGCCCCAGGTGAGATTAATTGATGTTTCAGTCACCTTTAAATTTTATAGAATTAAGTCATTTTTACGCTAAATTTAGCTACTTTTCCAGAATCGGGACATCAGGGTAAGGTGAACGTTGAACCCATGGAGATCTTTCATGGGCAAACGATAAGATCGAAGCTTCCTGGCAGGAGAAAGCTCCGGCGAAGAGAGCAGGTAGGAAGACAtcggtctccatggcaaccaccaCCTTTGGGGAACTAAATCTGCCGCGATGCTAACAGTAATGTCTTTTCCGAACTGTAAATAAACAATTGAAACATTGAACACTTTCAATTCCTTTATTGGTTTCTGCATATTAATCAATCCCTTGTGGTTTTATTCGGAGTCGATTGAACGATTGAAAGCTGCTCGCACGAGGACGAGCAACGGCGGCGCGCCTGTCGTGATTTACGCGTGCGCGCGGCTGCAGCGTGGTGGGTGGAGAtggattttgtgtttattttcctcgCCAGCTAATCGGCAAAGGTGCGGGCTGCCCGTTGTCGTTTTCTGCGCTTCTCGGCCCTCAAAGATACCGGAGAGACGAGGCGCCTTTTTCAGACCCGCGGCCGGGGCAGTCTGTGAGGGAAGGGGCTTAAATTAACCGCAGCTGGCTGGGGTTGGTGGGTcgtttagcattagctgttagcGAGTGTGCTAGCAGGCTAATCAGAATCCCATTAGCGCAAGCTAACTGGTTTAACGCGAACATTCAGCAGCCTGTGCTATTGCTTTCGTCGCCCCTCTCTTGGACTTGCTTCTACCCTGGAATATTCACAGTAAGTGCTTTTATAACTCTGTTTATGACGACGGAGGTGTCAACTAGCCGGGCTGGCTAACGACCACTACATCTATGGCTGTTGGCTTGTTTTCTGGTGGCTAAAACTAACAGGAGTGTTCATTTGTAAACTCAAAACTTTAAACGGGGTTTAAATTGGGCAAATACCGACCAGGTCGTGTGATTTCGGGCACGTtgggctgcttctgctgcagcattgCTCGGACTGATGACTTTTGTGATTTCACGTTAGCTCTGGGATCAATCTGTGCTAAAGTTAGCcagaatttttaaaatgtatttgttgttttttctggtgCAGTCGTTAATATTGAAATGCTTTGGTACGTTCAAATAACACAGTAAAAGTTAAACATCCGCATCAGGTGTTTCCAATTAGGCTTTTAACATATACCATTATGAAACagagtttttgttcttttattaaatGGCATAACTAAACATTTTTGACCTTTCCTTTTAGGTTCTTGAGCTCTGGCATTACGTCAACGGCCCATTTCCCACTGATATTGTGGAGAGCCTAGAAAAGGCTGAACCCCGAGGAGAAAGATGTCCATCACGAACACTCCCACGAGTAATGATGCCTGCCTAAGTATTGTGCACAGCTTGATGTGCCACCggcagggaggagagagcgaAAGCTTTGCCAAACGGGCCATCGAGGAGCCTtgtgaagaagctgaaggagaagaaggatgaGCTGGATTCCCTCATCACAGCGATCACTACCAACGGAGCACATCCCAGCAAGTGTGTCACCATACAGCGCACCTTGGACGGGCGTCTGCAGGTATGGTGGCGTGTGCGCCAGGTGAGGCCGGCGACAGAACGGCTCGTGCGAATCTCATACCAGCTTTCTGCCTGTTGCTACAGGTGGCTGGGCGGAAAGGTTTCCCTCATGTTGTGTACGCGCGGCTGTGGGCGGTGGCCCGACCTGCACAAGAACGAGCTAAAACACGTCAAATATTGCCAGTATGCGTTTGATCTGAAGTGCGACAGCGTTTGTGTCAACCCGTACCCACTACGAGCGGGTCGTGTCTCCAGGCATCGGTGAGGTTTCAGATTCCAGATCGTTGCCTGGCTATGGAAACATCTCGCCTGacgtgtgttgttgtgtttacAGATCTATCAGGACTGACCCTCTCCAGTTCAGGTACGGATCTTGTTGCTCTCTGGGTGTTTTATCCACGTACGTTGGTTTAACCGGCGCCACCTCGCTTCACGCAGGCCCACTTTTGGTGAAGGACGAGTACGACTACGACAACCAGCAGTCCCACTCCAGCTCCGAGAGCCACCTGCAGACCATCCAGCACCCCCCGTCGAGGCCCGGTCCGCAGGAACCCTTCAACGGTCCCTCTCTTGCTGCCCCCGTCGGAGGCGAGCGGCTCGGCTTCGACGTCGGCTTTCTCCGCCATCAGCGCCGGACCCTCCAGTGAGTCTCTGCGGTGTGCAGGCGTCAGTACTCACGTGGCGCTCGAGCCGCAGCGACGctgatttggtttgttttctgtcGCAGATCCAAACCCCAACTGGAGCCGCAACAGCAGCTTCACCCCCGCGGTGCCTCAGCACCAGAACGGGCATCTCCAGCACCACCCCCCCATGCCGCACACCGGCCATTACTGTAAGTGGGGGAAACCACATCTGAGCCCCACACTCCCATCGGACCTCCAGTTCgattaaaaacaatgttttattcacttttatttaagcTTGAACCAGCAGTTATTGAAATCAGGCTAAATGGATCCAGTTTGAGTTCATGTTAAACAGTATAAGTGTGAGTAGAAAAAGGTCTGAATGATCGACGGCACGTTGTTGCAGGGCCGGTGGCCAATGAGATTGCCTTCCAGCCCCCCATCTCCAACCACCCCGGTGAGTATCGCCATCGGGGGGGGGACACGTTTGACGCAGACGCTGCACTCACACGTGTCCCACCTGtgcgtctcctccagctccggaGTATTGGTGCTCCATCGCGTATTTTGAGATGGACGTCCAGGTCGGGGAGACGTTCAAGGTCCAGTCCACGTGTCCCATCGTGACGGTGGACGGGTACGTGGATCCGTCGGGGGGGGATCGCTTCTGCCTGGGCCAGCTGAGCAACGTGCACAGGACGGAGAACATCGAGAGAGCCAGGTGTGCGCCGCAGATGCTCCTTACTGGTTAACGCTTGGTGGATGTGGCGTGATGGGCGGGGCctgacgtccccccccccccccccccccctctctgtttcAAGGCTTCACATCGGCAAAGGCGTGCAGCTGGAGTGTAAAGGTGAAGGGGACGTGTGGGTGCGCTGCCTGAGCGACCACGCCGTCTTCGTGCAGAGCTACTACCTGGACCGCGAGGCCGGCCGCGCCCCCGGGGACGCGGTGCACAAGATTTACCCCAGCGCTTACATCAAGGTGGGCCCCCCCCGCCTCGCAGTAAGTCCAGACAAAGGCTGAGGGGGTTATTACGCGTTTGTCTCGTCCCCTGCCAGGTCTTCGACTTGCGTCAGTGTCACaggcagatgcagcagcaggccgCCACGGctcaggcggcggcggcggcccagGCGGCGGCGGGGTGGCGGGGAACATCCGGGGCCGGGGTCCGTGGGAGGCATAGCCCCTGCCATCAGTGAGTGCTCTCAGTGCTGAACACGTGGGAAAGAGGGAGACGTCACCGTAACCTTTCCACCTGTCCCCCTCTCGCAGGTCTGTCCGCCGCCGCCGGCATCGGCGTGGACGACCTGCGCCGGCTGTGCATCTTGAGGATGAGCTTCGTGAAGGGATGGGGGCCCGACTACCCCCGGCAGAGCATCAAGGAGACGCCGTGCTGGATCGAGATCCACCTGCACcgagctctgcagctgctggacgaGGTCCTGCACACCATGCCCATCGCCGACCCCCAGCCCCTCGACTAGGACGCACGCACGGACTCTCCACCGCCAACGGGCTGGAGCGCTCCACCCGTAGGCCCCGGGGAACCCGGAGGAGGACGACGGTGACAGGTacgcagagcaggaggagcaaccGCAGAACTGAAGTGCTTAAAAAGGGAAATTGGTATTTTCACTGCTGCTaaagatcatcatcatcacatatTTATTAAGGAACTGATCCCCAGCAGATCTAAAAATGGTGATCCCGGATTATATCGTGGCGGATGCTCTTTCTGCTCCCTCTGTCCGCTCCACctggttcctgtcctctttCCTTGGCTCTCTGGTGCTTACGTGGCATTTCTCCATCTTTCAGCTCATTCGTGACATCATATTACTTGTTATTATCCATATTTTTGTAACATGTAGTCTTAAGTATTTTCCCTTGCTGGCAGTCaagctttttttaatttttattctaccttttttaaaaggtttttatAGCCGCAGGATGTTCAAAAAACGCCGTTTTGGCCCATTAAATCTCCCCTGACGCCAGTTTAGGCAgaatattttcatttgaaatctGAGACATCCTTGAACAGAAATGTTGACCTGTTTGTAATTGTCATTAGCTGCCCCCATAGTGTCCATTAGCACTTTAATTTGCCAAGTATGTCGTCGTGTTTCATCGTACGCGCGCTGAAACATCCACAATATTGCGGTGGAGAGGCTTGACCGGGTCGTTGGACCTGAAATTCCAGTATCAAATAGCAGGATTGTGGTGAATTCATGGAGAAATCTTTGGTGGGAGGCAGCTGAGGATGAACTGTGAGGAAGTTAAAGCCATAGAAGCCAAATCCCCCCTAAACCTCACCCATGAAGACTCACCCCAGCGTCCCCTCGCTCGCTCATAACCATCGCCTCCATGTCTTTGGAGCTCTTTATTTCCAGTTGTTACAGTATTTTGTACTTTTATGAGTCATTCTGGTCAAAGTTAAAGCAATGCTGTAAAATCTGAAAGGGCCCGCGGCCGTCTCATCGCGGATACACGCGGCGTTTGAACCATATTGGTGTTTCTATGTACGAAAATggttaaataaaatgtaacagGCCACCAGGTCGTCACGGCTCCGTCTGTCCGGCGCTcggggagagaaaggagacgGCGTTCAACAAGAAAACGTTTATTACTGCAAAGACGAGTCACAAATCTGAAAGGAAACACTAAAGCTAGCCTGAGCTGAGATCTGAAATATTCAGAAAAAACAAACTACATGTGTCTGTAATAGTTTCTATATTCATTAATACGACACACAAAAATCAggtttttttataaataaaaaaaaaaaaatcccccaatcgtccctgttttttttaaatgtaaaatccaCAATACAAATCACCCCATATTGGTCCAAATTGAGCAAAAAATGGATGGCACACAAAAAGGTCACATAAAGTCTGTATGTATATATTAGATACTATACATGAtccaaaaaaaagcacaaaagcaCTTTAGGCAACAGAACCGGTAAAAATGTCCACCAAAAGAACAGATGTCATAATTAGGCCACAAATAAATATACTTTCAGTTTTTGATATATACATATTTCTGTCGATGGTGaatcgggagggggggggggggctgccaaATGCTTGTGCTTGCGTTGGAGCGCGCTACAGCCCGCCACGACTCACGACGCGGTCCAATGGCACTTCCAAAGACCAATCTCAAACGGGTCGCAGCGTCCAGAATGGAACCAAAAAAAGCTCTACTTACAGAACCTCTGCAGTCGGGAAGCAGGTCTTCAGCACAACACGCCAGCTGcacggtggggggtgggggggggtgagggtgagatATCCGCTCCTGTGGCCTCGGTCTGCAGCCCAGCAGAGACCCGACAGCTCCCCACGCCATCTGCTCTGGCCGGGGGCAAAAGTAAAGGCACTGGAGTCTGCTGCGGGTCAGCAAAGCTGCCATTtatcggggggtgggggggtggggatttTTGAATTTTCACAAGTAGGATTGGGATGGCAGCAGGGGGGGTCCAGTGTCCCGTTTCCAGCGGCCGGTACGGAAGCGCACCGTTCCGAGTCAAAGACAGTTCAGTTTCACTTCAGGCACAAAGTTCACATCTACCAATTCATCAAATGAGATAGAAAATAACAAATCAGTCCACAGCTAATCaaacggggggtggggggggtgggtgaaTCCTTCCGTTTCCTCTAATCATCCATAGATCTGATCGGCCAGGGCGAGAAATGAAGCGCAGCGTTTGTTTGGGGGAAACAAAGATGAACTCAAAGACCGTGACCACAACAAATACAATAGCAATCCTTAAATCTCAACGTTGAAATAGaacttttaaaaagaagaaaaatcccTCCTGGTTCTCTACAGCCAGTCCAGTCTGGAGCGGTGAATCGGTACCGGCGGCCTTTAAAATGACACTGGCATCAGTAAGCatggagacaaaaacacaataaatagcAATAAATAAACACTCGGCGCATTCCAGTTAACCAGCAGGACAGATTAGTGACACAATGTAGAGGATTAATCTCAGAATTCCCCATGACGTCGTTCAAGTATTCATGTCTAATGAAGCAGAAGAGTCTCCCCCACTCAGACCATCCACCGGTTCCAGAGGAGCTACAATCACGTAGAAACAATCGGATCAGCCACGGAAAAAGCAACAAATAGATGTAGTGTGTGGTCCTTAGATATACTATACACATTTATCTATATATCTCTTTGAATATCACAAAATATCCACTTTTGGTCCGCTGTACAAAGATGATTTTGAAACAGGGAACAAAGCGTGAGAGCATCTTCTGGGCTTAGAAACaggagcgagtgtgtgtgagaggtgagAGAAAAGCCGAGCAGTTCTTTCTCCATCACCGTTTGTGCAGTAcagtggcgtgtgtgtgtggcgtgtgtgtgtgtaataaggTTTGGTGACTGTGCTGCACGCGTCAAAGGGCTGGCACCACTGGTTTGAGGTAGGGTGACTGATGGATCCaacacacgcaaacacgcagacacacacgtagAAACACAAGGCAGACCTacgcatccccccccccccccccccaaacacgcGTACAAATACAAAAACTCCGCCCGTAACAAAAGGCTGGATGCGAGGAGAAGCTTCAGGGTCGAGTGAGGACGGGAGCGAGGCGAGAGGCCGCGATTCAGGTGAACGTCGGAGAGCTGGAAACGGGAGCGTCTGTGCCCGCGTCCCACCGGCCTCGACGCCCCGGGTCGCCGCCGGGGCGAGGTTGAGGGGCCCGTGGGCTCGCCACAGCGCGCAGTCAGTGAGGACAGCTGCATTTCAGGATAAGGCACTATGATAAAGCCGAGGTACATTAAATCCCTGACATTCCTTCTGCTCTGCAACATGGCACTGGGACAGGAAACGCGCTCCGCTTCCTCCTGTTGGTTTGGTTTTTGGTCCTTTTGTGAACTCCGGCAGATCCCTCGATAGACAGAACCTGCTGGACTCAGAGCAACGGGTCCAGTAaggtctctttctttcttttctttctttccttcccctccctccaaACGGTTTCAGCTCGTCACAGAAACGGCACTACAGAGCATCTACAACGAACAAAGGCAAGCGTTAATGCACGGAGTGCATAGAAAAGCTAACATTGAGGAAGTGGCGTCGCAGTTTTCCTCCTATttacacacgcgcacgcacgcacgagtAGCAGCACAGGTTTCGTAAGGGGCTCTTTTTCTGTGGCTAAAATCTTTACATGTCGTCAGCGGGTGGGTTTCCTATCACTCTACGGTGGCCCCAACAGGATAAAAAACATAGAAAgtcatccctttttttttttttttaagctacaTATAAAATATTTCGTTTGTTCACCCACAATTTATCAGCAGTTGAATGCCTGGTCACACACAGCAAATAAGAAGTCCAAAAATAAACAATCGTAGAGTAGCACCGTCACTTTGGGGCGTTATCGACCGAAAACACAGCAAAGGCTTCCAAAAGAGATGAGTTTGCTCGGTGGGTTTTAGATCGGAGACATCAGAAGGTGGAGGGGGCGTGACCTCCCCCTCCAGTTCAACGCTATCTGCATAAACGGACGGGAGGCGTCGGATCGGGCCCGGGAACGAGCCGTCCTCCCGCGATAAAGCGCAGACTTTACGGCACGTCCGGAGCCGCGGACGCCGGGAGAGTGTTTCAGTCAGAGGAGGGTGTGTCCACGCAGGTGCAGACAAAGACAACGCACGAGAGACGCCAAgacggagacacagagagatATGTCGAGAGTTAgttaggaaaaaagaaagaatttaaACCAAAAAGGTGAGCCGTGCCCTCGGGGACTCAAACGGAGGCGTAGGTGTTGCCTGTGGCGCTGCAGTGGCGGATGGTGGGAGTGGCGGCGGAGGGGGTCAGGATGTGTTCTGTGTGGTTCTGATGCTGCGGGAGCGCGTGCAGGACGCCCGGCTGCACCACCCCCACCACGGGGTGGGACCCGTCCTCGAGGGCCCCGACCTGGATCACCTGGATCACCTCGTGGTCGGACTTCTCCCGCTTGGCCAGCGGCTCGCCGGACTCCTCCGCGTCCTCTTCCAAGTCGCTGTCCATCCCATCCTCATCTGGAGGGACACCAAAGATTGGCACGAGGTGAGAAGATGATCTTATACCCACCTGAAAACAGATCCTCTCTGATCAGCTTCGTCATCATTCGAGCGTGTTTGCGGTTACCGACGGCCTAAATATGCAGCGTCTCGGTCACAGCTCGTTAATCTGCCCGTCACCGAGCTGAATGACGGATTCCGCCTGTAAACAGCCGGATCCGTGCGTCATTACACGCATCTCTGCACATACCTTTATCAATGTTGCTGAGGGAGAGGGTGTTAAGGCTGTCAAActggggggggaagaaaaacagacgGGCAGAATTAGACGTCTATGATCAGAGGACAAACGGGGTGAAGAAGATGCCCCACGCACCTCTCCCATGACGCCGATGGGCGTCTCCCCGGTAGCCTGAGCCACGCGGTGCTCCACCAGGTAGAACATGTACTCGTCGTACAGCAGGCGGATCAGGTGGAAGGAGCCGAAGCTGGCGGCGCTGCGCAGGGTCAGGTCCCGGATCACCATGGAGCTGTGAAGGGGAGGAAATGAGGTGCCGCGTGCTCACAGAGCCGACCACTGAGGCGGGACTTCCTGCGTTTGCTGACCTGTAGAAGGACCACTTGAGCAGGAACTGCCGAGCCGCTCTGGGGAAACTGGGCCGGTGCTCGTACGGCTTGAGCACCTGAGTGACCACGTTCTCCAGCCAGGCCGcccactgctccagagagctctgctgctgtagcgtGGCCTTGAAGTCCTGCTCCAAGTGCTGCACCACTCTCTCCTCGCACTGGCACACCCACGATGCCTGCTCCTGCGCCGCAACACACGCACAAAATCAaggctcgccgccgccgccaacgCCGCCGCCCCAAATCCCAGCGCCGCCCTGACCTGCACGTTGGCGAAGTCGACGCGGTTGAGGTCGCTCAGCATCTGGTTGATCTGCGAGGTGTTCTGCAACACGGCGCGCGCCGCCTGGGCCAGGTGGTTCAGAGACGTGTATCGGCGCAGCGTTTGTGCAAAGGCACTGACAGCAGCGACCTGCGGGGGACACACAAGCGCGTGTTCTGAAGCGAGCAGACGTCCCCTCGGGAAGTTTCAGGCTTCTTCTACCTTAGTCTGGATCATTCTTTGTGGAATAGCATTCATGGCATTACTGAGCCAACCTTCCAGGCTTTTGGCGAAGTTGCGAATGGCTTGAGTCAAGGCACCTAAAGACAGAGACATCAGTTCTGAGCTGGGTccagacccccccaccacacctCGATATTAAGTGAAAGGGTTCCTGCTTACTGGGAATGGGTCTCAGGACATCAGGAATGAGGATCTCCACAAGGGCCTGGTACATGAGATGGTCGCAGGTGCTCATCCACTTGAGCACGGCCTCGTTCCTGCACAGCGCCATCAGCTGTGAACTGGGCAGCCGCGCTTCAATctcgctgatgctgctgagcgACGAGATCAAGACAGACTGGGAGTTCAAATCTGCCCTCCGCTCACTCCAGCGTTACTTTGAGCTCACCTGTTTTCCGTTACGGTGGCGCCCTCTACAGTATCAGTGAGGGAATAACGCCAGAAGGTCTGCCACAGCTTCTCAATCAGACTGAACTGAAGGTTAACGACCACGTCCAGGATAGCCTGGGGAAAAAGACAGAAGGCTCCCCTCTTTACTGCTGGGAAGGACCGGTTCCGTTACTGTTGCCGAGGCGATGGAAACTACGAGAGGCCGCTGCGGCTGCTTTTGACGGTCAACCTGCAGATGACCCGCGAGAGAACCGTAACTGAAAACTTCCCACGGCGGCGACGTCTCTCCCCAAATGCCAGCGGCTGGCATTTACAAATCCCTCTCTGCTCTAAACATGCGCGACCTTTCCCAGAGTTTCCACACGCTCCAAACTTCCAGATACGTGGCGGCGAAGTTTCGACTCGGTATTTTTCGCCGTCCGCGGCGTTTCTAATTAAAAACGGCTTAAACGGGATTAAAGCGCCCGATGGATACAGTCGACGGTTAAAGACAGAACTTTGCAGACTTTTTCCAGTTCTGAGCTGATTTCATCTGGATTTGAGAGGTTCCCTGATGCCGTTTATGGGTGAAAACACCcgtccggtgtgtgtgtgtgtgtgtgtgtgtgtgtgtgtgtgaccagccTGTCGTCCTCTCACCTCGCAGTGCTCTCTGTAAAGGGACTGCAGAGCTTTCACGTCCTCTGGGCTGATGTTCTCCGTGTTGCTGGGACCCAGTTCCAGCTCGATGAAGTCGGGGAGTGCCCGTGATgaatctgaaacaggaagtgtcggCGGCCGTTAGGTGTCTTCGCCGCTTCTTTCGCGAAAACCTTAGAAAGCGGCGAGGAAGGCGCCGGCGCTCTGACCCAGGaactgctggtggtgctgcctCTGCGCGATGACCGTCTGCTCCGCTGCTCCGGGGTGAGCCTGGCCCCCCCCTGAATAATTCTCTCCGGCGCAGGAATCGAACTTCTGCACGGGCTTGAACCTGAAAGCCGAAGGGACAGCCTCAGCGCGGGGGGGGGACGGGAGGAGGAGCGCGCCGGCAGAGGCGCCGTACCTCTGTTTCTGCTGGACGGGCTGCTGCCGGAGCGCCATGTACTGCATGTCCTCCTGGAGCCTGTTGAGCGGGGAGTCGGGTTTCACCCGTATACCGTAGTAGTGGTACTTGGAGTTCCCTCTGCAAGACGAGAAGCGAATGAATCAGGCTGGGAAAAAAACTCGTCTGCGGCCgaggggaaaaaggaaaggCGGTGACCTCGTCCCCAGGCGCCGCGTGCGGAGTCCCATGAAAATGGAGCGGATGAGTTTCCCAAAAGATGCAGCGTTGACGGGATCCAGTTTCTGCTCCTGGCAGTGGCGCAGGTAGTGATTGTAGAGCGTGGATCGCGGGAGACTCACGCCCTCGGCCGTC
The sequence above is drawn from the Takifugu rubripes chromosome 6, fTakRub1.2, whole genome shotgun sequence genome and encodes:
- the rfx3 gene encoding transcription factor RFX3 isoform X4, coding for MQTPEAGADSTSTVPLQTSVPVQPTGSAQQVPVQPQAQTVQQVQHVYPAQVQYVEENSGVYTNGNIRTYSYSEPQLYSQNSGGSYFDTQGSSSQVSTVVTSHGMTNNGGGGSGGMTMNLTGGQIEMAIETLQKSEGLSSQRSSLLNSHLQWLLDNYETAEGVSLPRSTLYNHYLRHCQEQKLDPVNAASFGKLIRSIFMGLRTRRLGTRGNSKYHYYGIRVKPDSPLNRLQEDMQYMALRQQPVQQKQRFKPVQKFDSCAGENYSGGGQAHPGAAEQTVIAQRQHHQQFLDSSRALPDFIELELGPSNTENISPEDVKALQSLYREHCEAILDVVVNLQFSLIEKLWQTFWRYSLTDTVEGATVTENSSISEIEARLPSSQLMALCRNEAVLKWMSTCDHLMYQALVEILIPDVLRPIPSALTQAIRNFAKSLEGWLSNAMNAIPQRMIQTKVAAVSAFAQTLRRYTSLNHLAQAARAVLQNTSQINQMLSDLNRVDFANVQEQASWVCQCEERVVQHLEQDFKATLQQQSSLEQWAAWLENVVTQVLKPYEHRPSFPRAARQFLLKWSFYSSMVIRDLTLRSAASFGSFHLIRLLYDEYMFYLVEHRVAQATGETPIGVMGEFDSLNTLSLSNIDKDEDGMDSDLEEDAEESGEPLAKREKSDHEVIQVIQVGALEDGSHPVVGVVQPGVLHALPQHQNHTEHILTPSAATPTIRHCSATGNTYASV
- the rfx3 gene encoding transcription factor RFX3 isoform X3 — its product is MQTPEAGADSTSTVPLQTSVPVQPTGSAQQVPVQPQAQTVQQVQHVYPAQVQYVEENSGVYTNGNIRTYSYSEPQLYSQNSGGSYFDTQGSSSQVSTVVTSHGMTNNGGGGSGGMTMNLTGGQVISSSPGAYIMDNAAPHPATQTARASPATLQWLLDNYETAEGVSLPRSTLYNHYLRHCQEQKLDPVNAASFGKLIRSIFMGLRTRRLGTRGNSKYHYYGIRVKPDSPLNRLQEDMQYMALRQQPVQQKQRFKPVQKFDSCAGENYSGGGQAHPGAAEQTVIAQRQHHQQFLDSSRALPDFIELELGPSNTENISPEDVKALQSLYREHCEAILDVVVNLQFSLIEKLWQTFWRYSLTDTVEGATVTENSSISEIEARLPSSQLMALCRNEAVLKWMSTCDHLMYQALVEILIPDVLRPIPSALTQAIRNFAKSLEGWLSNAMNAIPQRMIQTKVAAVSAFAQTLRRYTSLNHLAQAARAVLQNTSQINQMLSDLNRVDFANVQEQASWVCQCEERVVQHLEQDFKATLQQQSSLEQWAAWLENVVTQVLKPYEHRPSFPRAARQFLLKWSFYSSMVIRDLTLRSAASFGSFHLIRLLYDEYMFYLVEHRVAQATGETPIGVMGEFDSLNTLSLSNIDKDEDGMDSDLEEDAEESGEPLAKREKSDHEVIQVIQVGALEDGSHPVVGVVQPGVLHALPQHQNHTEHILTPSAATPTIRHCSATGNTYASV
- the rfx3 gene encoding transcription factor RFX3 isoform X2, with amino-acid sequence MQTPEAGADSTSTVPLQTSVPVQPTGSAQQVPVQPQAQTVQQVQHVYPAQVQYVEENSGVYTNGNIRTYSYSEPQLYSQNSGGSYFDTQGSSSQVSTVVTSHGMTNNGGGGSGGMTMNLTGGQVISSSPGAYIMDNAAPHPATQTARASPATIEMAIETLQKSEGLSSQRSSLLNSHLQWLLDNYETAEGVSLPRSTLYNHYLRHCQEQKLDPVNAASFGKLIRSIFMGLRTRRLGTRGNSKYHYYGIRVKPDSPLNRLQEDMQYMALRQQPVQQKQRFKPVQKFDSCAGENYSGGGQAHPGAAEQTVIAQRQHHQQFLDSSRALPDFIELELGPSNTENISPEDVKALQSLYREHCEAILDVVVNLQFSLIEKLWQTFWRYSLTDTVEGATVTENSISEIEARLPSSQLMALCRNEAVLKWMSTCDHLMYQALVEILIPDVLRPIPSALTQAIRNFAKSLEGWLSNAMNAIPQRMIQTKVAAVSAFAQTLRRYTSLNHLAQAARAVLQNTSQINQMLSDLNRVDFANVQEQASWVCQCEERVVQHLEQDFKATLQQQSSLEQWAAWLENVVTQVLKPYEHRPSFPRAARQFLLKWSFYSSMVIRDLTLRSAASFGSFHLIRLLYDEYMFYLVEHRVAQATGETPIGVMGEFDSLNTLSLSNIDKDEDGMDSDLEEDAEESGEPLAKREKSDHEVIQVIQVGALEDGSHPVVGVVQPGVLHALPQHQNHTEHILTPSAATPTIRHCSATGNTYASV